A stretch of Episyrphus balteatus chromosome 2, idEpiBalt1.1, whole genome shotgun sequence DNA encodes these proteins:
- the LOC129908974 gene encoding separin homolog sep-1 isoform X1 — protein sequence MDQNVDLLSYKNCAGSEYKELLLKYAKDSFMNKNIEHSIFYQIKSLCSGFESRYGEITEETEFPETEITEEQERLFQDRPLFKYAIEYLKSRKVVKSSLKPKIRKSTFNNSIDSIQDVQDICSSLPQEWTIIQLCKEQREDTTYSIFQEIFAANAPIYLSILKHPRSKDYPKPICLRLTSDNQEELFKKFSILTKSFSEFSTVPPGSGQPKTTRELESYWAGMAVLESRIADAIAELKTFMGPWISLLCGNVKPPFKDKQHKIFKAVDKFCDSNDIECQEQRVLLSLLAQQRHLLTDEHIKQASTAVVAMMAGDGDEGADGEEENLTTSRVIYEFLMKLPSEDGIAFGPCILILDERIDHFYWEVLNPWQELCRISSFHILVGLYERYKSKIKKGYLMADVENGRCVINPDSNLPNMEERMKNFFNYWLPNWKCTYNIVPKMEDYRKLFDEADCYVYCGHGSGLQYLNGRKISKFQMKCIVFLFGCDSVRLRSPGLHGEMVASHLFYHAALCPAVVGTLQLGFDFQVDKIATNLLSEWIPSNNQDIVHWHNIDKACWKKGTIQSIQSKNTRILMDNYEGSLAKAVSAIHQKTEEKLYKTVGFVYRGLPVWNASNSLLIQN from the exons ATGGATCAAAATGTTGATTTATTATCTTATAAAAACTGTGCTGGATCAGAATATAAAG AATTACTCCTCAAATATGCCAAAGATTCCTTCATGAATAAAAACATTGAACATTCcatattttatcaaataaaatcgCTCTGTAGTGGTTTCGAATCGCGTTATGGTGAAATAA CTGAAGAAACAGAATTTCCAGAGACAGAAATCACTGAGGAACAAGAGCGACTATTTCAAGA TCGTCCACTTTTCAAATACGCTATTGAATACTTGAAAAGCAGAAAAGTTGTAAAATCTTCTCTGAAACCCAAAATCAGGAAAAGTACATTCAACAACTCAATAGATTCCATCCAAGATGTCCAAGATATCTGTTCCTCACTTCCTCAAG AATGGACAATAATCCAATTATGCAAGGAACAACGCGAAGACACCACTTACTCAATTTTCCAAGAGATCTTTGCTGCCAATGCTCCCATCTACCTCTCAATTCTAAAACATCCTCGAAGCAAAGACTACCCAAAACCTATTTGTCTTCGATTGACAAGTGACAATCAAG AGGAACTTTTCAAAAAGTTCTCAATTCTAACCAAGTCATTCTCTGAATTCTCAACTGTACCACCTGGTTCGGGTCAACCAAAGACCACTCGAGAATTAGAAAGCTATTGGGCTGGAATGGCTGTTCTCGAATCCCGAATTGCG GATGCAATCGCTGAACTAAAGACTTTCATGGGACCCTGGATAAGTCTCCTCTGTGGCAATGTAAAACCTCCCTTCAAAGATAAACAACACAAGATTTTTAAAGCTGTCGATAAATTCTGCGATTCCAATGA CATTGAATGCCAGGAGCAACGAGTGCTGCTAAGTCTATTAGCCCAACAGCGACACCTTCTCACTGATGAACACATAAAACAAGCTAGCACTGCTGTAGTTGCAATGATGGCAGGTGATGGCGATGAGGGTGCTGATGGGGAAGAAGAAAACCTAACCACAAGTCGGgtaatttatgaatttctcatgaAATTGCCATCGGAAGACGGAATTGCATTTGGTCCTTGCATTCTCATACTCGATGAA cgaaTTGATCATTTTTATTGGGAAGTTTTAAATCCATGGCAAGAGTTGTGTCGTATAAGCTCatttcatattcttgttggtCTGTATGAGCGCTATaaatcgaaaatcaaaaaaggaTATTTGATGGCGGATGTGGAGAATGGACGTTGTGTCATTAATCCAG ATTCGAATTTACCAAACATGGAAGAACGAATGAAGAATTTCTTTAACTACTGGTTGCCCAATTGGAAGTGCACATATAACATTGTTCCGAAAATGGAGGATTACAGGAAATTGTTTGATGAAGCCGATTGTTATGT atattgtgGCCATGGATCAGGACTTCAATATTTAAATGGACGTAAAATAAGTAAATTCCAAATGAAATGCATCGTCTTCCTATTCGGTTGTGATTCAGTTCGTCTGAGGTCTCCAGGACTTCATGGTGAAATGGTTGCCTCGCATTTGTTTTATCATGCAGCTTTGTG TCCAGCTGTTGTGGGTACTTTGCAATTAGGATTCGATTTTCAAGTAGATAAAATAGCAACCAACCTCCTTAGCGAATGGATTCCATCGAATAACCAAGACATAGTTCACTGGCATAATATTGATAAAGCATGTTGGAAAAAAGGAACAATACAAT CTATTCAGTCGAAAAACACAAGAATTCTTATGGATAATTATGAAGGAAGTCTTGCAAAAGCTGTTTCagctattcatcaaaaaaccgAAGAGAAACTTTATAAAACTGTGGGTTTTGTCTATCGCGGACTGCCAGTATGGAATGCTAGTAATTCTCTtcttatacaaaattaa
- the LOC129908974 gene encoding separin homolog sep-1 isoform X2 yields MDQNVDLLSYKNCAGSEYKELLLKYAKDSFMNKNIEHSIFYQIKSLCSGFESRYGEITEETEFPETEITEEQERLFQDRPLFKYAIEYLKSRKVVKSSLKPKIRKSTFNNSIDSIQDVQDICSSLPQEWTIIQLCKEQREDTTYSIFQEIFAANAPIYLSILKHPRSKDYPKPICLRLTSDNQEELFKKFSILTKSFSEFSTVPPGSGQPKTTRELESYWAGMAVLESRIADAIAELKTFMGPWISLLCGNVKPPFKDKQHKIFKAVDKFCDSNDIECQEQRVLLSLLAQQRHLLTDEHIKQASTAVVAMMAGDGDEGADGEEENLTTSRVIYEFLMKLPSEDGIAFGPCILILDERIDHFYWEVLNPWQELCRISSFHILVGLYERYKSKIKKGYLMADVENGRCVINPDSNLPNMEERMKNFFNYWLPNWKCTYNIVPKMEDYRKLFDEADCYVYCGHGSGLQYLNGRKISKFQMKCIVFLFGCDSVRLRSPGLHGEMVASHLFYHAALCPAVVGTLQLGFDFQVDKIATNLLSEWIPSNNQDIVHWHNIDKACWKKGTIQSIQSKNTRILMDNYEGSLAKAVSAIHQKTEEKLYKTVGFVYRGLPVWNASEKVR; encoded by the exons ATGGATCAAAATGTTGATTTATTATCTTATAAAAACTGTGCTGGATCAGAATATAAAG AATTACTCCTCAAATATGCCAAAGATTCCTTCATGAATAAAAACATTGAACATTCcatattttatcaaataaaatcgCTCTGTAGTGGTTTCGAATCGCGTTATGGTGAAATAA CTGAAGAAACAGAATTTCCAGAGACAGAAATCACTGAGGAACAAGAGCGACTATTTCAAGA TCGTCCACTTTTCAAATACGCTATTGAATACTTGAAAAGCAGAAAAGTTGTAAAATCTTCTCTGAAACCCAAAATCAGGAAAAGTACATTCAACAACTCAATAGATTCCATCCAAGATGTCCAAGATATCTGTTCCTCACTTCCTCAAG AATGGACAATAATCCAATTATGCAAGGAACAACGCGAAGACACCACTTACTCAATTTTCCAAGAGATCTTTGCTGCCAATGCTCCCATCTACCTCTCAATTCTAAAACATCCTCGAAGCAAAGACTACCCAAAACCTATTTGTCTTCGATTGACAAGTGACAATCAAG AGGAACTTTTCAAAAAGTTCTCAATTCTAACCAAGTCATTCTCTGAATTCTCAACTGTACCACCTGGTTCGGGTCAACCAAAGACCACTCGAGAATTAGAAAGCTATTGGGCTGGAATGGCTGTTCTCGAATCCCGAATTGCG GATGCAATCGCTGAACTAAAGACTTTCATGGGACCCTGGATAAGTCTCCTCTGTGGCAATGTAAAACCTCCCTTCAAAGATAAACAACACAAGATTTTTAAAGCTGTCGATAAATTCTGCGATTCCAATGA CATTGAATGCCAGGAGCAACGAGTGCTGCTAAGTCTATTAGCCCAACAGCGACACCTTCTCACTGATGAACACATAAAACAAGCTAGCACTGCTGTAGTTGCAATGATGGCAGGTGATGGCGATGAGGGTGCTGATGGGGAAGAAGAAAACCTAACCACAAGTCGGgtaatttatgaatttctcatgaAATTGCCATCGGAAGACGGAATTGCATTTGGTCCTTGCATTCTCATACTCGATGAA cgaaTTGATCATTTTTATTGGGAAGTTTTAAATCCATGGCAAGAGTTGTGTCGTATAAGCTCatttcatattcttgttggtCTGTATGAGCGCTATaaatcgaaaatcaaaaaaggaTATTTGATGGCGGATGTGGAGAATGGACGTTGTGTCATTAATCCAG ATTCGAATTTACCAAACATGGAAGAACGAATGAAGAATTTCTTTAACTACTGGTTGCCCAATTGGAAGTGCACATATAACATTGTTCCGAAAATGGAGGATTACAGGAAATTGTTTGATGAAGCCGATTGTTATGT atattgtgGCCATGGATCAGGACTTCAATATTTAAATGGACGTAAAATAAGTAAATTCCAAATGAAATGCATCGTCTTCCTATTCGGTTGTGATTCAGTTCGTCTGAGGTCTCCAGGACTTCATGGTGAAATGGTTGCCTCGCATTTGTTTTATCATGCAGCTTTGTG TCCAGCTGTTGTGGGTACTTTGCAATTAGGATTCGATTTTCAAGTAGATAAAATAGCAACCAACCTCCTTAGCGAATGGATTCCATCGAATAACCAAGACATAGTTCACTGGCATAATATTGATAAAGCATGTTGGAAAAAAGGAACAATACAAT CTATTCAGTCGAAAAACACAAGAATTCTTATGGATAATTATGAAGGAAGTCTTGCAAAAGCTGTTTCagctattcatcaaaaaaccgAAGAGAAACTTTATAAAACTGTGGGTTTTGTCTATCGCGGACTGCCAGTATGGAATGCTA